AGCTACCGTATCGGGCAAGCCACGCTGTCGGAGACGCAGCGCCGTGTCCCGATGCGGCAGGACCGATGAGTGTGCAGGCCATCTCGATACCCGATTGGGGTGAAATATTTGCCGGGGGGGGAGGGGGAGAAGGAGGAGAATAAGAGGGAGAAGACAGAATACCAAAAGGACCTCGAGTCATGCCCGAAATCCGTGGGCTGCGTCCGGTCCACAAGTTACGCCGAACAACATACAGCATAGTATGGTGTAGTATAGTATACTGTTCTGCCTGTCTAAAGAGAGAGTTCCTTCACAGAGCTGCCCAGCACGGAGAACGGGAAACGGAGAACGGAGAACGAAGAACGGTATCCCCCTGTTTGTTTATTCCATCTTTCTTTCATCCTTGGCCTAGTGTCTTGTTTATCCGCCCTGTTTTGTGTCTGTTTGGgaattttcttcatctggTGTAAATATTATGAGATGCCCTATTCCGGTTCTCGATGACAACCACTACGAACCTTTCTGGCCCCCTGCAATCTGGCGATACCTGATCGGGCCAATACCCGCTTATCTGTAGTAATCGGCTTCTTCATAGAAACTACCGTAGAGACGTCGTACAGACACTACACAGAAAACGGCACAGGACCCGTAGCCGTGTAGCCGTGTGTGGCTGCATTACTTGTATAGTCCTTTCTTTATTTCCGTACTaacaagaagaaaaaaaaaagaatacaCTCCGTTCAATAACTTATCTCAGCAAACATGTGTCTGTGGCAGGAATAACTCCTTGTTCCTATTCTACTCTATTCTATTCTATTCAATctctttatttatttatcttttcCCTAATATACTATACTATTTCGGTCTAGCCTTTGAAAAAACTGTATACATCACTTCTATATACAAcaataaaacaatattcTATGTATTGTGTTGTATGTACACACAAACACACATAAGCAATTACATCAATCAATGTTTCAATATCAATCACTATACATGGTTACGATttcttatttatatataaccTTGTTGTGAATTTTTCCTTCTCTAtctatttgttttttttcttttcactACCTTATTTTTTCCCACTATTTCTTGTTCCCActctttctttctttttttctctctCTTCCTCTTctctatttatttattcttccCTCATATATAAGCATATCGAATTTTGACCAATTAGCTAGATAAAATAACCAaactttttctttgttcaaattattttcttttcgaATCTCAGTCATTGTTATTTGCTCGATCATTCTTCTAGATATATTCttctatttctttaattattCTTCCCCGTTTCCCCCCAATTACCCTTCcgtcaaataataattaattcatAATGTTTCCAGGTGGTGCGATCACAGCTATTGCTTTATTAGGTGTCGGTGGCCTTGTCATTATAGGTGTTATCTTTTACAAAAAGGAACAAGCCAAGAAGAGAGCTTTGAATAGATTCTAAATTGCTTAACGAGTTAGCCGCTATGCAATTTaactaaaatttttttttcacttctcttttttcttccccttttttattttctactGTGCAAgcttgaaatattaaaaacaaaaccaaaaaaaaagaaaaaaatccaataaaaaaatgttacCATTATAGTCATGCAACAAGTTTGCAATACAATGCGTATTCACGATCCTTACTTCCTCCTGAATGCATTTCCTTCTTCTTATTTATAAAGACCCTTCTGGATACCTTTGTGTGTGTGTATCTAGTCCGGTTGGGAAGTTGTGATCTACGTTTTTCCTCTGTTTCCGGATTTGTAAATATTACGCGGCGTACTAACTAACGTATTGACTTACAATGATAACGTGTGCAAGATTTAGAATTGAATTGACTTttaattactattatttttcctGTTTCTACTAGGGATCCTAACAATgttgtaataaataatcttttattttttttattttattttattttattttaattatttctcCCATCCtatatacttttatttcttatatCCTACTCCCTAACTctctattttttctttactttaatttatcaaccTCTATATGTCtgttatatataaatataaataaatttattaattttaataaaagataattatttcttttaaaattggtaTCTCCATTTAttcattactttttttctgGCTTCAAACTACCTTGCAAATCTATATCACGTCATATTTCCACAGTGGCTTTCGGAATTTCAATTGTGGTTTCGGAAATGAAATGACTTATTTCCTTTTCCCGTAATCAAGAATTTATAAATCATATAAATACTAAgatataatcatatctATCACACTCCCATCCACAACAACATACAACATCAACAAATGTCCAAACAATTTGCTAGGATATTAAAGCATCATGGTATTACTACGGTTTTTGGAATTGTAGGTATACCGGTGGTGGAAATTGCTGAACAGTTAcaagatgaaaatattaatttcatttccATGAGAAATGAACAAAGTTCTTCATATGCAGCTTCGATCTATTCTTATCTAGATAATTACTACAACAATAGCAATGGCGGCAATTCACAGAAGAAACCTGCTGTTTTATTGGTAGTGGGTGGCCCAGGGATTATCCATGCATTGGCGGGCATTTACAACTCAATAATGAACAAGTTCCCTCTATTAGTCATTGCAGGCACTGTTGcaaaagatgaagaataCAAGATGGGGTTCCAAGAAATGGATCATTTATCAATGTTACAAGGGTTCGATTTGAAATTCAAGGGTAATTTGACTTGGGAAAATATGGAACGAATCACTTATTTAGCTATCAAGAATTGTtgtaatggtaataataacggCGTTTCATTCTTGAATTTCCCTGCAGATTTGATCCAAGATACGAGGGTGAAAGATTTGGAATTGACTCATTGTCATAACcatattttacaaatggGTCCCGATCCAAATCAAATCGATCGTATTGTCAAATTTCTAActaaatcttcatctttGCAAACTCTTTTAATTATCGGTAAAGGTGCTATTAATACTGATATTACCAAAATCAATGAATTTgtcaataaatttcaacTACCGTTCTTACCAACCCCCATGGCAAAGGGTATCGTGCCAGATTCTCATCCTTTAAACGTTTCTGTTGCCAGATCATTTGCTTTAAAGAATAGTGATATTATAATAGTGATTGGTGCTCGTTTAAATTGGATCCTTCATTTTGGTTCATTTGgtaaaacaaaatttaaaccTGGTTGTCAATTCATTCAAATTGATAACGATTCAGAAGTCCTAGGTTGGAATAATAATCAAGGGAATGaaaattgtttattatCGGACATTGGACTCGCATTAGATTCGATTTCGCAAAAGTTACCCTTGGGGTTCAAATTTTCCAAAGAGAAGCAAGaggataataaattatcaaatgaaattcaaaaaattattgaaaataatacaaacaaATTACGATTAAAACAAAGATATGACCACAATAATGGCGCCCCCTCTTATGAACAagtatattataaattaaaccAAGTCATTAATGACAAACAAACAATCTTAGTCACTGAAGGTGCAAATACAATGGATATTGCAAGAATTTGTTTCCAAACAGATTACCCATTACATAGATTAGATTGTGGTACTAATGCCACTATGGGTATTGGGATAGGTTATGCTATTGCCTCTAAATTGGCAGTCCCTGATAAATTAACTGTTTTAATCCAAGGTGATTCTGCATTTGGATTTTCAGGAATGGAATTAGAAACAATATCAAGATTTAAATTAGGGATAGtcgttattattatgaataATAGTGGTATTTATCATGGGAATGAAAAGTTTAATCCAATGGAAccttattcaaataaagtCACCGATTTAACTTATAATTGTAGATATGATATAATGGCTCAGGGATTGGGTTGTAATGGATATCTtgtaaaagatttaaatcaattacaaTCAGTATTCCATCATGCAAGTACGTTAGCtatggaaaaaaatcaatgtAGCGTCATTAATATGATAATATCTCCGGGAAAACAAGGGAAATTGGAATTTGCTTGGCAAAACAAGGgtaaacaattaaatacCAAACTTTGAGATAAGAGATTTTCTTTTCCCTCCCTCcactttaataaaaattactgggattcaagagagttagacattgttatacagtgtttaagatgtaaagacgGTTACCTTATTTagacatatatagtaaatactataactaaaatgaatatatttcttaaatagtgtttttcgatataaaaagaaaaacacattttaaacaattagTCAGGTGATAAAAAagtcttttaccacttaatagaaaatgatataatcatattccagcatAATCTTATATAGATTTAGACCTTTAAACAAAGcacatatatttttctttttttttttttaaaggtTTGTCCCCAATGGTTCTTTAAGCCGTTCAAAACTACTAACTTTGTCTTCGAACTTGACCCCAATGTTAAATATCCAAAAATTTTGAGATTTTAGATGGGAGGCTAGTGCAATGGTTAGCTTTAGGGTTTTCAGTACGGGTTCAAAACCCGTCAGTTTGCCCATAACCTAACCCTAGCTTTCCCCTGTTCTCACCCTGAGCCCGGCACAACCTGTTTACAAAAAGCCCTAGAGGCCACAAACTGCAGGTGGGAAATTCGGTGGAACACAGCAGACGGGTCATCGGGCAACCCTGTTCGATGACCGACGCAACCCTATCTGTGAAGACGCTGGCGGAATCCAGTGAGCGTCCAAGCTGCCAGTAGAAAATAGCCGCCTAGGTGGCATGGGAGTGCAGCGGGCCGTCTGCTTGGCGCACGGCTCTTGTGAGACTTGTGTGGCCTGTTGAGTGCAATTGCCAGGGTCCTTCCGTGGGACAACGCGATACCGATTACTCAGGATGTGAACTCTTCTCATTtctcttattttttttttgttgacTATTCCTAATCGAAGTTATATACAGTTATTTActtgatatatatatatctacaAAACCGTTTATTAATCCTTTCTGGTACTATCTAAGACTTCTAATCTATGTAGTTCCTCCCTAGGGTCAAAATTACCCGCGCATAAATTATCGTATTGTTGGTCGTATTTACCTGTAGAAAGTGGTCCATTTCCTGTGAACCGTTTGGTCATATCTAAAATACCTTTTTTACAATCGAGAAATGCTCTCATTTGTGCTAAACATAGTTCAGGAAGGTCTTTGCGTAATTCAGGGTTATCGAGACAGTCTTGAGGCTTATTCCTCTCTAGCATCACACATGGTGATCTTTGTAGACATATAGCTACGGCTTTTTTCTGATCTTTACAACTAGCAGGCATGTTTGTATTTATGCTGTTAGTTATTTATGAGTTTGGAAATTTTgtgtttaatattttaggGATCTTTACTAAtagataatgaattataattttttttttttttcccaaatttctttatatttacattttcCGGTCTATTAATTGGGAAAAACAATAAAggataaaaaataacattACTATGGAAATTAAACGACTTACATAGATAACGTCTCatctctctctctctctctctctctctctctctctttCTCTGTCTTGCTTATTTGTATATAAACTACAAAAATGtcattaaattatttaccaGGTAGACCACAACATACGAACCAAGCTACCAATCAAACTATATGGCAAGGCCATACAATCTTTGCATATTGTTCAGGCAATAACCTTAtcatattatcaaataaattcacAAGATTACAAACattatatttagaaaaagatTGTATTGCAGTAGATATAAATCCTTCCAATGGATTCATTGCTGTGGCGTTCGATAATCTAATAAATGTTTATAAACCAATCCATCAAGTGATGAAGAACCCTAAATGGGCCAAATGTTGTCAAGTATTTCATGATGATTCCCTTgtaaattgtttaaaatggggcaataataatgaactTATTGTAGGTTCGAAATACTTGTCGTTTTGGAAAATAGTAGATCAATTCGGTGAATATAAACCTGTATTATTATGGAACAAATTACAATCAAAACCAGTTTATAATGTAACCATTTCAGAAGATTCTCAATTGGTAGCAAGCTTTAGtaaatatgataaatttgttaaaatttggaaaagaGATTCTATTAGTGATGATAAAGTGATTTTCCAATTGACAATACTACCACATTCTGGATTTATCACTTCGATGAGATGGAAAAAGACTGGCTtggataatattaaaaagcAGAATAGTTCTACCTCATTAGATGAATTATATCCATACATTTCAAATACTAATAACCAAACACAAGTACTATATACAATCTCCactgataaaaaattaaggaTTTGGGTTTGCCATGAATGGAATTCTCGTCATATGATCCAATTATGGGGccatttaaaattaaaagatgatCAGCATTTCTTTATCATAATAGATAATTGGATTGTCGAAAAATCATTACCAAATTCATTTGGAGATGGGTATTATAAATCAGTTAAGCCAGATCTAGTGATACAGGGATCTACAAACGGTAATCTAGAGGTACATGCATTGGAAGAACTATCACATCATCCGCCAAAATTAATGACAAAGAAAACTTTATTCTTAAAATATGTCAATAAAGCTTCTTTTGTTAAAGATCCCatgtatttgaatttctcAGAGATACAGCCGTATGATGATACTGCAAATGACTTATCATTAATCATTCATGATTTAAGAGGTTATATAAGACACACTGTGATAAATTTACCCACATTATTAtcagaaaataatacttgGATTGGTGCTTTAGAACACAAATTCACAGGTCATACAAAATCAATTCAAAGGTTAATTAGAAGTAGCGACGGTGAAGCTGTTTTAACATTATCAAGATTCTCAGAAAATTGCGTTTGGAAACCACAAACATTAAGAAGTGGGGTTACTTTAAGATTGAAAAACTATATCATTACTGAATCTCCAATAAAGGATGCTGTAGTTCATGGTAAAGGATCCTTGGTGATTtgtttattagaaaataacaAGATTCAAGCTTGGGAGTGCCctgattttatttcaatgaCCCAAGAAGCAAGAGAAAtggaagat
This DNA window, taken from Henningerozyma blattae CBS 6284 chromosome 3, complete genome, encodes the following:
- the PXP1 gene encoding putative indolepyruvate decarboxylase family protein (similar to Saccharomyces cerevisiae YEL020C; ancestral locus Anc_1.450) — encoded protein: MSKQFARILKHHGITTVFGIVGIPVVEIAEQLQDENINFISMRNEQSSSYAASIYSYLDNYYNNSNGGNSQKKPAVLLVVGGPGIIHALAGIYNSIMNKFPLLVIAGTVAKDEEYKMGFQEMDHLSMLQGFDLKFKGNLTWENMERITYLAIKNCCNGNNNGVSFLNFPADLIQDTRVKDLELTHCHNHILQMGPDPNQIDRIVKFLTKSSSLQTLLIIGKGAINTDITKINEFVNKFQLPFLPTPMAKGIVPDSHPLNVSVARSFALKNSDIIIVIGARLNWILHFGSFGKTKFKPGCQFIQIDNDSEVLGWNNNQGNENCLLSDIGLALDSISQKLPLGFKFSKEKQEDNKLSNEIQKIIENNTNKLRLKQRYDHNNGAPSYEQVYYKLNQVINDKQTILVTEGANTMDIARICFQTDYPLHRLDCGTNATMGIGIGYAIASKLAVPDKLTVLIQGDSAFGFSGMELETISRFKLGIVVIIMNNSGIYHGNEKFNPMEPYSNKVTDLTYNCRYDIMAQGLGCNGYLVKDLNQLQSVFHHASTLAMEKNQCSVINMIISPGKQGKLEFAWQNKGKQLNTKL
- the PET191 gene encoding Pet191p (similar to Saccharomyces cerevisiae PET191 (YJR034W); ancestral locus Anc_1.458) codes for the protein MPASCKDQKKAVAICLQRSPCVMLERNKPQDCLDNPELRKDLPELCLAQMRAFLDCKKGILDMTKRFTGNGPLSTGKYDQQYDNLCAGNFDPREELHRLEVLDSTRKD